In Plasmodium falciparum 3D7 genome assembly, chromosome: 5, the following proteins share a genomic window:
- a CDS encoding ATP-dependent helicase, putative, whose amino-acid sequence MKSLFFNKLKNVGKKIKINFIQILIIFLVYVNLDFFKSNINVKAIHTKKNLFIPVSNEIFYFKKNVLIKKRNKEKRYTHSKNKGSNIFLNLNEENDNTVKERKKKIKYPEIGEYNDDVNHNKNNDNNGDDSESHLNDQGKCKFSDLSEINKNIVEFLENKKGIKYMTKIQSQSFKPIYEGKDIIGRSETGSGKTLAFALPLVEKLYKMKTSNEKFEEENGSHEEDQKKNIYDDVDNDNNYDNFSYGKKYQNREHNKDPSILVLEPTRELSKQVENTFKEISQFYNFNIMSIYGGESYTYQENKLRKGIDILTGTPGRIIDHIEKKNLSLQNIKYVVLDEADEMLNLGFTHDIERILSNINLKEAQVLLYSATTPSWIKDISSKYLKNPFCIDVVDSSNKTAKNIKHIAIKTPYDIKEKALLLEDIILVKSNGGQVIIFTRTKLEADILCSEGSFKSLSFAVLHGNIAQSTREYTMQRFRQGMFQILIATDIASRGLDISNVDLVIQCFPPNYSAVYIHRAGRTGRANKKGTSLVLYSNEDKQDLIKIEKNCGIKFNMETLPNNEQVFHCASAIASKKVENVNKEILPFFHDTAKELINKSNSLKIDQIELISRCLAIIAKKEHIKKRSLINGLSETVTLNFINKNRKWSSEADIVYWVNKLSNELNVNTFNKILQIKIDNKDRASSFFDINENLAELFLQNFKTMSKIEYRKMFDLSVAQTIPEHVDLTIDYQPHTSRYQYRKKNYSYRRRPSYY is encoded by the coding sequence atgaaatcattattttttaataaactaAAAAATGTTggtaagaaaataaaaattaactTTATCCAAATCTTGATAATATTTCTtgtatatgtaaatttaGATTTTTTCAAGAGCAACATAAATGTTAAGGCAATACATACGAAGaagaatttatttatacctgTAAGTAacgaaatattttattttaaaaaaaatgtgttaataaaaaaaaggaataaggAAAAAAGGTATACACATTCTAAAAACAAAGGATCGAATATATTCTTAAATttgaatgaagaaaatgataatacagtaaaagaaaggaaaaaaaaaattaagtatCCAGAAATAGGAGAATATAATGATGACGTAAaccataataaaaataatgataataatggtgATGATTCAGAAAGTCATTTAAATGATCAAGGGAAATGTAAATTTTCCGATTTGtctgaaataaataaaaatattgtcgAATTTttagaaaacaaaaaaggtattaaatatatgactAAAATACAATCACAAAGTTTTAAACCTATATATGAAGGTAAGGATATTATTGGACGTTCAGAAACTGGTTCAGGGAAAACCTTAGCATTTGCTTTACCCTTGGTTGAAAAATTgtataaaatgaaaacatCCAATGAAAAatttgaagaagaaaatggtTCACATGAAGAAgatcaaaagaaaaatatatatgacgatgttgataatgataataattatgataatttttcatatggtaaaaaatatcaaaatcGAGAACATAATAAAGATCCATCCATATTAGTATTGGAACCTACTCGCGAATTGTCTAAACAAGTTGAAAATACCTTTAAAGAAATTAGccaattttataattttaatattatgtcTATTTATGGAGGTGAAAGTTATACGTatcaagaaaataaattgaGAAAAGGTATTGATATATTAACAGGTACTCCTGGACGTATTATTGAtcatattgaaaaaaagaatttatccttacaaaatattaaatatgttgTTTTAGATGAAGCTGATGAAATGCTGAATTTAGGTTTTACCCATGATATAGAACGAATATTAAgcaatataaatttaaaagagGCACAAGTTTTGTTGTATTCTGCTACGACACCATCATGGATAAAAGATATCTCATCAAAATATTTGAAGAATCCATTTTGTATAGATGTAGTAGATTCATCTAATAAGActgcaaaaaatataaaacacatTGCTATTAAAACACCATATGATATAAAGGAAAAGGCTTTGTTATTAGAAGATATAATATTAGTTAAATCTAATGGTGGAcaagttattatttttacacgTACTAAATTAGAAGCAGATATTCTATGTTCTGAAGGGTCCTTTAAATCATTATCATTTGCTGTCTTACATGGTAATATAGCTCAATCTACTAGAGAATATACCATGCAAAGATTTAGACAAGGGATGTTTCAAATATTGATAGCAACCGATATTGCTTCAAGAGGATTAGATATTAGTAATGTTGATTTAGTTATTCAATGTTTTCCTCCTAATTATTCAGCTGTATATATACATAGGGCAGGTAGGACGGGAAGAGCTAATAAAAAGGGAACATCTCTAGTATTATATTCAAATGAAGATAAACaagatttaataaaaattgagAAAAATTGTGgtattaaatttaatatggAAACATTACCAAATAACGAACAAGTATTTCATTGTGCTTCAGCTATTGCATCTAAAAAAGTTGAGAATGTCAATAAAGAAATTTTACCATTTTTTCATGATACAGCTAAAGAATTAATCAATAAATCGAATTCTTTAAAAATTGATCAAATAGAATTAATATCTAGATGTCTAGCCATTATTGcaaaaaaagaacatataaaaaaaagatcaCTTATTAATGGATTGTCAGAAACGGTTACCTTAaactttataaataaaaatagaaaatggAGTAGTGAAGCTGATATTGTATATTGGGttaataaattatcaaaCGAATTAAATGTAAAcacttttaataaaatactcCAAATTAAAATAGATAATAAAGATAGAGCTTCCTCATTTTTTGATATTAATGAAAACTTAGcagaattatttttacaaaattttaaaaCCATGTCTAAAATCGAATATAGAAAAATGTTTGATTTATCCGTTGCTCAAACTATACCTGAACATGTAGATTTAACAATCGATTACCAACCACATACTAGTAGATAtcaatatagaaaaaaaaattattcatatagaAGACGACCTTCTTATTATTAA